The genome window GAAGAAGAAATTCGATCAATGCAAGCGCTATTGTAAGCGCGATCAATGTAATGATCATTGATTCACTGAGAAATTGACGGATCAACATGGCCTTACGTGCGCCCAGAACTTTCCTGACACCGACTTCCTTGGCTCGTTTGGCCGAACGCGCCGTTGCAAGATTCATGAAATTGATACACGCGATCAACAAAATGAAAATCGAAATTGAACCGAGCACGTACATCAATGTCATGCTGCTGTTCGGTGAGAGATCGTTGGTAAAATCCGATTTGAGATGAATATCCGTGACGGGTTGAAGAAAATGTGTTTTATGAAAACCCAAAGCAGCCAACTGTTCTTTGCCGTATTTATCAAGAAATGCCGGAAGTTTTGCTTCGAGCGCCGACGGATCCGTCCCGGGTTGCAGCATGACATAGCTGAACATTACATTATTACCGGCCCATTGCTGCATCGTGTTGAAATAAGCGCCCATGCCATCGCTGCTCATCGACATGAAGAATCTCGCCTGGATGTGGGAATTAAAAACCGGTTTTCTGAAAACGCCTGTGACTTTATAATCGGTTTTACCTGAACGTGTCCCGATCGAAACGGTTTGATTGATCGGATCGATAGCTCCGAATAATTTTGCAGCCAATTCATCCATAAGTACAACCGTATTCGGTTCAGTCAATGCAGTAGCGGGATCACCACCAATAAATTCATATTTGAAAATTTTAAATACATCGGGATCGGCCAAAAGTCCGCCGCCTTCAAAAAAGCTTTCCGTTCCGCGCTGCATGAGATATTTCGAAATGCCCGGCGCCCCCATTACCCGCGCCGATACCAAAACTTCCGGGAAATCACGTTTCATTGCGGCCGCCAACGGTGGCGGCGTTGTAGCCATACGACCGGTTCGTTCAGCCGAACGAATTTCCGTCGTAACGCGATAGATGGAAGCGGCATTGTCATGATGCCGGTCGAAACTACTCTCGTCGCGGATATACAACACGATCAATAAACAACACGTAATACCTATAGCCAAACCGGAAATATTGATCAAAGAATATGTTTTGTGCTTGATTAAGTTACGGAAAGCGATTTTTAAATAATTTTGAACCATACTTTCTCCTTTTACAACGCCAAGACGTAAAACAAAAAATTTTTTACCTCACATCTGACATTTGCGACTGCCTTTATTCATATTTTAAAGCATTGATCGGATTGCCTGTTGCAGCGCGAAAAGCCTGGAAACTGACCGTTCCCAAAGCTATAACGACGGTAACAATTCCGGCAATAATAAATACAGCCGGGCCGATAGAAATCCGGTACGCGAAATGATTCAACCAACTGTCCATCGCAAAATAAGCCAATGGCCACGCAACCAGATTGGCGAATACCACTAACCGGATAAATTCTTTAGACATTAATCCGACAATATTTGTAATGGTTGCACCCATGACTTTCCGGATTCCGATTTCTTTCGTGCGCCGTTCGGCCATAAAAGCAGCAAGTCCGATCAATCCCAGGCACGCGATGAACGTTCCTAATCCGGCAAAATATTCCAGCACTTGACTGAGTTGATCTTCGTTGCGGTACAATTGATCAAAATTTTCATCGATGAATTGATAATTAAAAGGCACATCCGGATCGTATTCGGCCCAACGCTCTTTTAAGAATTCAAGCGTAGCCGGTATATTTTCAGGCCGAATCCGAATGGAAAAATACCCGGAAAAATTCGGATTGACGGCGAAAACCATCGGCGCAATTTTTTCGCGCATCGATTCAAAATGAAAATCTTTGACGACTCCAACCACCCTTGAACGGCGATTACCGAAATTGACGCGTTTATTCAGTGCGTCTTCATTCGAAGTCCATCCCAACGCTCTGACGGAAGATTCATTGAATATTACGGCCGCCGTATCATCGGTGACAAATTCTTTCGAAAAATTACGCCCTGCAGCCATCGGCATGTCGTACGTATTCATATAATCATGATCGACCCAGACGTTGGCAATCCGGAAATTAACCGGCTTCATTTCACCACCAGATTCTACCTGCATATTAAAACTGTCAAGTAATCGCCCCGATGGAAAACGACTGCAGGAAGCAACCGAAACGATATTGGGATTTTGTTTCAATTGGTTTTTAACTTCTTCTTGTTTTCCACGAACACTTTGCGGAATCAAAACAGCCAGAACGTGATCCTGCTTGAAACCAAGGTCGGCTGTTCTGCAAAAATTAAGCTGGTTTTGAATAATTCCGATGCCGCACAATAATGCGATGGTAATCGAAAATTGTGTGATCACAAGCGTCGAGCGCAGCCAAGACGATCCTGAACCTTTGCTTAACTTACCTTTCAAAACCGTCACGGGCTCGAACGCTGACAGGAAAAATGCAGGATAGCTTCCCGAAATTAAACCGGTTAACAACGCAATCGCAACAATTGATGCCAGCATGAAATAATTATTTGTCGGATCGAGAGAGAGAGTTCTTCCGAAAAATGAATTAAAATACGGCAATGCAAGTTCAACTAGCCCGATAGCGAGAATCAGTGCAATAAAAGCCAATAAGATTGTTTCACTCAAAAATTGCCTGATCAGATCGTGCCGTCCGGCACCGACTACTTTACGAACACCGACTTCACGTGACCGATCGGCAGCCTTTGCGGTCGATAAATTCATAAAATTGATACACGCAATGAGCAGAATAAAAAACGCTACCGCTGAAAAAATATACACGTAAAGAATATCGCCGTTGGGCTCGATCTCCGAATCCAAATGAGAATGCAAGTGAATATCCGTGATCGGTTGCACTTTGAGCAAAGTAAAAGCACTGGCTTTTGGGATGTTTGGGTTGAGAACCGGCACATGTTTGTCAATAAATTTGACCAACTGTTGTTCGAACTCACCGGGATCCATTCCTTCGGGTAACAACACGTACGTCGGATAATTATTGGAGCCAAAATTGGTCATGAGCGAGCCTTGAGGTAATACCGTCTGCAGCGTCACAAATGAACCGAGGATATCAATATGAAAGTGAGAATTTTCAGGAATATCTTTGAGAATCCCAGTTACTTTCAGGTCAAGTTGGTCTTCGTAGTTAATAACTTTTCCTATCGGATCGGTTTCTCCGAAATATTTCTGCGCCATCGATTCGGTAAGTACAATGCTGTTGGGCTCTTTCAACACATTGGCTCGATCCCCTTTTAATAATTCAAAACTAAAAATATTCAGTACATGTTCGTCAGCCCAGAAAAAACGATTTTCAATGAACGTCTGTTCGCCTATTTTTAGTTTTGTGTTAAAATCGCGAAGCAATTGCGCAACTTCGATTTGCGGGAAATCCGTTCGTAACATCGGAGCAAAAGGCGGCGCAATAGGTCCCAGCCATAAATTGAGCTGACCGTCCTGATTATAAAACTGACGCGAAACACGATAGATCCGGTCAGCGTTCGCATGGTACTTATCATAACTCAATTCATACTGGACAAACAGCAGGATGATCAAACAACTCGCCATACCGACGGCTAATCCAAGAACGTTGATCGTCGAATAAGTTTTATGTTTAAGCAGATTGCGAAATGCAATTTTAAGATAATTTTGAAACATTAAATTTTCCTTTCGGCGATTCGGTATTATTCGCTATTCTTTAATACTTCTGATAAGTTAATCGTTGCTACGTTCCATGATTGCCGGCTCACCGCTATGCCCGCTGTGACAAAAATGATTGCATTGGCCATGACAAAAGGCATCAGACCCGGTGAAAAATTACCGGTAAATTGTTTTACCTGACTTAATAAAAGCTGGATGCCGACGACGCTGAGTGTCGTCGCCAAAACACTTGCAATAAGCATGGAAATCAGAAATTCGCGATTGATTAATAATAAAATTTGACGGGATGATGCTCCGAGCATTTTGCGGACCCCAACTTCTTTCAGATACCGCAAAAAATGCTGCGACGCCAATCCATATAATCCCAGGCATGCGATCAACAGAGCCATTCCTGCAACGTATCCGAATGTTCCCGATACCTTCGTAAAAGTTTGATAGAATCCGTCAAAAACTTCATTTTGAAAGAAGCGATTGATTACCACATTCGGAAAAAGATTTTTCCATAATTGATCGATCTGAGCACCAACTTCCTTCCCGGTTCCCGGGGCAAACCGAATAGCAATACAAGTGAATTCATTGTCATTTGCCCTGAAAAACGCAGACGGATATGTTGCGCCTGTTCCGAATAATTTAAAATCATCTACTACGCCGACGATCGTATATTTTTTCTCACCGATACGAATCGTATAACCAAGAGCATCCGGTATATTTTGTTTTTCAATAAACGCTTCGTTGACGATAATCGAGTTCTCATCCTCTACGCGTTTTTCAGGATCGAAAAAACGCCCGGATTTTAAATTAAGTCCAAGCGCTTCCGGATAACCCGCGCCAACATCAAAACGGAAAATATTTTGTTTTTCTTCGGCGTTTCCGAATATCATTTCTTGCCGCATGGATTGGCCGATATGATGAACAGAACCGGCGACCATCAATACATTAGGGTTTTTTACAATTTCATTTTTCAGAAGATCAAACTGCCGGCTCTCCGTCAGTTGTACGATCAGCGTCTGATCAGGATTATATCCCCACGCAAAATGTTTCCATTGCTGAGCCGCCGTCAAGAGAACGACCGTTATAATGACCGCCAAAAATGCTAACACAAATTGGATCGCCAACAGCCCGCGGCGTAATACATTTTTGCTTACAAATTTTTGACGTCCTGCAAATATAATGACGGGTTTAAACGACGAAATATAAAACGCGGGATACATCCCCGATCCTAAACCTGTAATCGCCAATAATCCGATCATCAATAGCCATAAACCGATATTGTTCGAGAAAGATACCAACGTTTTCAAGACCATAATATCGTTAAGCACAGGAACAAACAGTATTTCCGTCAACATCAATCCAACCGCTAAAGACAAAAAACAAAGCAAGAGATTTTCTGACATAAATTGTGCAATTAATTGCTCGCGGCGGCCACCAAGTACTTTCCGAATGCCGATTTCTTTTAAGCGTCTGGAAACTCCCCCTAACGAAATATTGACAAAATTAAAACAAGACACGGCCATCATAACCAGTGCGATGAGCGAGAACATGATCGTCAAAACAGGATGAAGCGCTTCCGCTGGCCGATTGATAACGTCATAAGCATTGGATGACGGATGACGGAGATTATCGAGTGTGAATGATTCGATCGGTGTATCTGGATTATTTGCATTGAAAAGCGAAACATATCGATTCAATTGTTGTGCCATAAAACTGGCATCTTCTGACCGGCGCAACTGAATAAAAATTCCGTCCGTTTTTGTTTTCCAATCCTGTGATTTCAGAATTTCATGGACCGGATGATAACCTGTCAGAAAATCGAATCGGAATCCGATATTATTTGGAAACGGTTCGGCCACGCCTGCAATTGAAAAACTTTCAGGCCGATCACTTATGATAAGCGACATCGTCCGGCCGATCGGATCAAGACCGGGAAAGTATTTTTCAGCGGCATCGGCACTCAGGATGAGCGCGTTAGGATCTTTCAGCGCCGACGGATCGCCATATTTCAGAGGAAAAGTAAATACCTGAAAGAAATCGACGTCCGCATACGTCATGGTCTCATCAAAAACATTTTCTTTATAAAAAGCTTTGGCGCCTCCGCGCTGTATACGAATAGCATGTTCGACTTGTGGAAAATCGGTCAATAGTGCCGGTGCAATGGGCGCAGGCGCATCGCCCCATGTTTGAATCTCACCGCCGGTATTGGTTAGGTATTCGACTATGAAAATACGCTCGCCGTTTTTATGAAACCCATCCAACGTCCAGTAATTCTGAAGAAAAAGGAAAACAGTGATACTGCAACCGACCGCTACTGACAAACCGACAATATTGATGACGGATACGGTTTTTTGCCTGAACAAATTCCGTAACGCAATTTTCAGATAATTTTTAAACATTGGCTCTCCGGATTAATTACACACCTTTGCAATTTACTTATTAAAAACTGCGGCAAGGCCGTAATTCATTGCTTCAGAAGGAACGGTAAAATGTCCTCCCTTATCAAAAACTCTTGTTGTCAATTTTAACTCGGAATAGTTTCTGCCCGTTATTTTTGTGATCATTGCTTTAACATTTTCAGGATGAAAATTTTCTCCTTCGTCTGATCCGAACGAAATAAACACATCAGCTTTTAATTCAGCGTTATTCTGGGAATACGTTTCTTCATCTTTGAATATTGCTTTGTTATCCCATGAAACTGTCGGACTGCTGATTATATATTTATTAAAAAGGCCGGTTTCTCTGAATAGAACATACGTTGCAAAAAGCCCGCCCATTGAATGACCTTCAATAACTCTGTTCTTTTTATCTGTTCTATAATTTTTATCCACAAAAGGAATTAATTCTTTTTTTAAAAAGGCCAGAAACTGGCCGGCTTTTCCCGTTCTCTGATCCTCAGGAATTTGCGTCGGAGAATAATCTCTCATCCTATTGTTTTTTCCTCCGGGACCGGAATTCAAGCTGCCATATCCAATTCCAACAATGATGATTTCCGGGATGTGTCCGCCCAATAAAAGATGAGGTGTTACTCCGCAGGCAACAAAATAGGCTATATCACCATCCAGTACATAAAAAACGGGATAAGTTGAATTTGAAGAAGTGTAGCTTGCTGGAAGTTTAACATATAAGTTAAAAGTGTCCTTAACTTCTTTCGAGTTAAATAAATAATATTCTGCGTTTTGATTGACAAAAGAGTGTTCAACGGATATTTTTTGCGATTGTGCGTTTAAATTCATCGCAACCATTAATGGGATTAAAAAAACCAGTTTTATTTTCATTTTCTCTTTTAAGCGTTTGGCACTCATGGCAACACCGTGGCTGTTTTTAAATCTTACTCATACTTCAATGCGTCCACCGGATTCGCTTTAGCCGCTTTAAACGTAAGATGACTAACCGTTATCAAAGCGATGGCAAGGGCTATGGCCGCTGATAATAGAAAACTGACTACGCCGATGTCGACTCTGTAAGCAAAATTATCCAGCCATTGACTCATTCCCCAATATGCCAAAGGCCATGCAATGGCGTTGGCTGCAATCACCAAGAAACTGATTTCTTTGGTCATCAGGCTCAAAACACTCCCTATGGTCGCGCCTAATACTTTACGGATTCCGATTTCTTTTGTTCTCTGTTCCGTCGTAAATGCGACTAATCCGTATAAGCCCAAACACGCGATGAAAATAGCCAGCGATGAAAATATCCCAAAAATCGTTCCGAGTTTTTCTTCGGATTCATATTGACGATGGATCTCATCCTCCAGAAACTGATATTCGAAAGGGTGAGCCGGATCAAGCGCTGTCCAAGTTTTATTAATGAAATTAAGCGTCTCTTTAATATTGTTTTGCTTTAAACGAACGACTATGGTTTCATATTCATCAGACGGCATAATGTGAAATACGGCTGGTGCAATCTTTTCTCGAGCCGCCTTGTAATGAAAGTCATTGACCACGCCGATGATCATGCCTCTTTTGGGATTATTCTGACCATGCCCCAGCCACGCCAGTTGTTTCCCCAGAGCTTCTTCAGGCGAACCCCATCCAAAATCTTTAACAGCCGTTGAATTAATAATGAACATACTGCTGTCCGTCGGCAAATCCTGTGAAAAGTCTCTTCCTGCAGCAAAAGTAACTCCCAGCGTTTTAAAATAATCGAAATCCG of bacterium contains these proteins:
- a CDS encoding ABC transporter permease, encoding MVQNYLKIAFRNLIKHKTYSLINISGLAIGITCCLLIVLYIRDESSFDRHHDNAASIYRVTTEIRSAERTGRMATTPPPLAAAMKRDFPEVLVSARVMGAPGISKYLMQRGTESFFEGGGLLADPDVFKIFKYEFIGGDPATALTEPNTVVLMDELAAKLFGAIDPINQTVSIGTRSGKTDYKVTGVFRKPVFNSHIQARFFMSMSSDGMGAYFNTMQQWAGNNVMFSYVMLQPGTDPSALEAKLPAFLDKYGKEQLAALGFHKTHFLQPVTDIHLKSDFTNDLSPNSSMTLMYVLGSISIFILLIACINFMNLATARSAKRAKEVGVRKVLGARKAMLIRQFLSESMIITLIALTIALALIEFLL
- a CDS encoding ABC transporter permease, with protein sequence MFQNYLKIAFRNLLKHKTYSTINVLGLAVGMASCLIILLFVQYELSYDKYHANADRIYRVSRQFYNQDGQLNLWLGPIAPPFAPMLRTDFPQIEVAQLLRDFNTKLKIGEQTFIENRFFWADEHVLNIFSFELLKGDRANVLKEPNSIVLTESMAQKYFGETDPIGKVINYEDQLDLKVTGILKDIPENSHFHIDILGSFVTLQTVLPQGSLMTNFGSNNYPTYVLLPEGMDPGEFEQQLVKFIDKHVPVLNPNIPKASAFTLLKVQPITDIHLHSHLDSEIEPNGDILYVYIFSAVAFFILLIACINFMNLSTAKAADRSREVGVRKVVGAGRHDLIRQFLSETILLAFIALILAIGLVELALPYFNSFFGRTLSLDPTNNYFMLASIVAIALLTGLISGSYPAFFLSAFEPVTVLKGKLSKGSGSSWLRSTLVITQFSITIALLCGIGIIQNQLNFCRTADLGFKQDHVLAVLIPQSVRGKQEEVKNQLKQNPNIVSVASCSRFPSGRLLDSFNMQVESGGEMKPVNFRIANVWVDHDYMNTYDMPMAAGRNFSKEFVTDDTAAVIFNESSVRALGWTSNEDALNKRVNFGNRRSRVVGVVKDFHFESMREKIAPMVFAVNPNFSGYFSIRIRPENIPATLEFLKERWAEYDPDVPFNYQFIDENFDQLYRNEDQLSQVLEYFAGLGTFIACLGLIGLAAFMAERRTKEIGIRKVMGATITNIVGLMSKEFIRLVVFANLVAWPLAYFAMDSWLNHFAYRISIGPAVFIIAGIVTVVIALGTVSFQAFRAATGNPINALKYE
- a CDS encoding ABC transporter permease, with translation MFKNYLKIALRNLFRQKTVSVINIVGLSVAVGCSITVFLFLQNYWTLDGFHKNGERIFIVEYLTNTGGEIQTWGDAPAPIAPALLTDFPQVEHAIRIQRGGAKAFYKENVFDETMTYADVDFFQVFTFPLKYGDPSALKDPNALILSADAAEKYFPGLDPIGRTMSLIISDRPESFSIAGVAEPFPNNIGFRFDFLTGYHPVHEILKSQDWKTKTDGIFIQLRRSEDASFMAQQLNRYVSLFNANNPDTPIESFTLDNLRHPSSNAYDVINRPAEALHPVLTIMFSLIALVMMAVSCFNFVNISLGGVSRRLKEIGIRKVLGGRREQLIAQFMSENLLLCFLSLAVGLMLTEILFVPVLNDIMVLKTLVSFSNNIGLWLLMIGLLAITGLGSGMYPAFYISSFKPVIIFAGRQKFVSKNVLRRGLLAIQFVLAFLAVIITVVLLTAAQQWKHFAWGYNPDQTLIVQLTESRQFDLLKNEIVKNPNVLMVAGSVHHIGQSMRQEMIFGNAEEKQNIFRFDVGAGYPEALGLNLKSGRFFDPEKRVEDENSIIVNEAFIEKQNIPDALGYTIRIGEKKYTIVGVVDDFKLFGTGATYPSAFFRANDNEFTCIAIRFAPGTGKEVGAQIDQLWKNLFPNVVINRFFQNEVFDGFYQTFTKVSGTFGYVAGMALLIACLGLYGLASQHFLRYLKEVGVRKMLGASSRQILLLINREFLISMLIASVLATTLSVVGIQLLLSQVKQFTGNFSPGLMPFVMANAIIFVTAGIAVSRQSWNVATINLSEVLKNSE
- a CDS encoding prolyl oligopeptidase family serine peptidase: MSAKRLKEKMKIKLVFLIPLMVAMNLNAQSQKISVEHSFVNQNAEYYLFNSKEVKDTFNLYVKLPASYTSSNSTYPVFYVLDGDIAYFVACGVTPHLLLGGHIPEIIIVGIGYGSLNSGPGGKNNRMRDYSPTQIPEDQRTGKAGQFLAFLKKELIPFVDKNYRTDKKNRVIEGHSMGGLFATYVLFRETGLFNKYIISSPTVSWDNKAIFKDEETYSQNNAELKADVFISFGSDEGENFHPENVKAMITKITGRNYSELKLTTRVFDKGGHFTVPSEAMNYGLAAVFNK